Part of the Echeneis naucrates chromosome 1, fEcheNa1.1, whole genome shotgun sequence genome, AATTAAGTCAGGTGAATTAGCTGAAGAAGGATTCCTGTGTGCAGCACTCATCATGTATAAAAGGGCTGTTACCTGCAGACTGGACAGCATCACCACATCGGCTGACACGTCTCCTCATCTGCCAGTGAGCTCCAGGTAAAACAGTTTTCATGAAACTATCTGCACTGATTCATATATAAATGGTCTTTTCAATCAAGTTTTAAAGATTTTGCTCAGGATGGAAatcacttgttttatttttgggagtatttttcttccctgtttcgttgctcttttttttttttttttttttacgtgaaCTAataattttgtgatttttgctcTTATTCCTATTTGACTATTGCGACTCAGAGTTCATAGTGTTATTCCAGATTTTAAATTTACATGAGCCTCAGAGCTGATGGTCTTTTGCAAGTACATAGGCTGTGGCTTTGGCTGCATCGCTATGATTGATTTGCCCTAAAATTTTCCACATTGGGTTTAGGGTTGAGAACaatttctgaaataaatcatCAAACATTATGGAAATAAACAGTTGGATACAGATACAAATTGCCAGGCCATTAAGGAAAGGGCTAAAATTAAACAGCAGTCTAATGattacttaaataaaataatacttgCATgaccctttttttaaattacaaaactatattactttcatttttaactaTACCCTGAGAAATAACCTGGACTGAATTCTGCTGAGAAATTATtaactgcttttaaaatgtggaTGGATATTTTTAAGAGCACACAGAGTGAAGGAAATCTAAATCCAGCCCATCATAAAGTATGCTGAAATGATACTGactcttctctttcctgttcTCCAGCCATGTTCTCCTTTTCAGCTCCTCCCCGTCTCTTCATgagtctcctcttcttcttaCATCTCTCAACTGTTCTCACCTGTGACAACACGATGCAACATGATTGTGAATGCGCTCCCTTTGTGCCAGGCCACAATTTGGTGGGTGAGGGCTTCAATTTGGTCACCCTGCAGCGAACAGGAGCCTTCTTGATCGACGTCTACAGTTTCCTCAGCCCTAATGGCACCTGTATTCTCCGTCGCAACCCTTTGCAAGGCAACATGCTCCAGAAAGTAATTTAAACCAGAAAAGCTTAGAGGCATATTTAAATGTGCACGGCAGCaaatgtgacacacacatattgttGACATATTGACCATGGTGGTCTCACCTTTATTTTCAGCTGCCCCTCTCTGTGGTAGACTGGCGTGCATTCAGGCGCTGCAAAGTCGGTATCTCCAGCAGCATGCACACTTCTGTCAGGTAATCTGTGACACATAAATTGTtataaaatggaaaagagaaattgagatTGAGTTTATTAATGTTAGATATGATTATACCATGCAGCAAATGTACACCAGGGGGTgtcaaaaacaatcacacaagGGGCCAAAACTCAAAGTACACTTAAGGTCAcaggacaaacaggaagaaaagattaaaactaACCATGCTTTGAATATATATGATTTGGAACAGACAGAATACTAGATTTTTcccaatgaaataaataaacaaatattttgttctCCATGAAAATATCTAGTGcaaatttgaaaacataaataaaaatccttaaAATACTGCCGCATTAGCTCAACAAACACAATGGCTCACTGGCAATGGCAATAAATATGTTATCTGCCAAAAGTTTAAATTACCACTTCAACAACTGATTTCCATTGAGAATTATGATAGAACAATATGTCATTCTGAAAGGAATGTAACTAGGCAGCTTTTCTCACTTTGAGTGTATTTTGATGCTAAATTTGATGATTGGCAGCCGTCTTAAACAGAATACTCGGACTGTCGTATGGTGGCTATACTTCATTTAAAGATCTGAGAGCTTCTTCAGCCACATTCAGCAATTACTGATCTACCTTCTAATAACCACCCAGTGTTCAATCCCTGTTCAGTGTCTGCAGCTTCTGCCCTAACATTGAAGGTAACAACTGTCAATTCTGCCTTTAGCTAATGATATTTTATGTGATTATTTCCACAGCTCACtacttcaaaaacaaacagaagaagacaGCAAGGACTGGAAAGTATGaatcactttcactttcatcatatatataaataaatcaatatctAGATATACAGTTGCTCATTTACCAGCTGAGGCAAATAGGATTATAATCAAGTGTTCTGGTGGTGTACCTGATTATGAAAAAAAGTATCTTTAAAGTAAAGTCAAGTTCATTGTGTCAAAGAGCACAGTCTACACCTCACGGCCTGTAGCTGTAGAGCGAATTCAcctaaaaccacaaatacaatGTGATtatgtcttccttttttttatcagttgGGACTGGATTTTCTGAAGTTTGTTGGTGTGGAGGTTGGAGGAAGTCATTCCGTTGCCTCTGGCTTTGCATCAGCCAAGACCAAAGTGGACCGCTACACATTCAGCAGACACAGTGCCACCTGCAAGCATTACAGGTAGAGTGTGAAGGCCAACAACTACTTCACAACacaatttttattatatatattattatatgttGCCTTTCTGTGTTCAGTTACCGTGTGTCAGAAAAACCACCGCTCAGCTATGAATTCAGTCAGGTTTTGAAGAATCTGCCCAGTTCATACAACATCTCAACCAGAGCCCAGTACAGACGGATCATCGAGACCTACGGCACACATTACATCCGCCAGgttcaaatacacacacacgtcaaTTTTACTTTCTTGATTTCCTGATTAATGACTTTACATTAATATGCCAATGAAACCTGTTTAtctctgtgacatttttgtgtgtgtaatttcagGTTTATCTTGGGGGCCGAATCAGGCGAGTTACAGCTACACGTACCTGTTTGGCCAGTCTGAGTGGCTTCTCGGCGTCCGCGGTATATAAAGCAGACATGACTGTTAAAGACAATAATCACCATTTCACACTTTCTCTGAGACAAAAGCAGTATCTAAAATCATGTCCTGTTATCTAGGTGCAAAATTGCCTGTCAACTGGATTCAGTGTAGGCCTGGGGAAATTTAGTGTGTCCCCTAAAATCGGCATATGCAACAAAGTCTACAACAATGaggtctcctcctccttgtACAGCTCTAGTTTGCACCAGCATTACACAGAAGTGGTGGGAGGCAAAGATTGGACGGGCGAGTTTGCGCTCAACGGTACCAAGAGTGACCAAGGCTACAGGAAGTGGCTGACGACCCTCAAAGATCACCCTGATGTTGTTCAGTACTCCCTGAGACCAATGTATGAGCTGGCGACAAGCCAGACAAAGAGGCAAGGGATGAAGGCTGCCATAGAGAAGTATTTGAAAGACAACGCCATCAAGAACTCGAGCAAACAACCAT contains:
- the LOC115047393 gene encoding perforin-1-like — translated: MFSFSAPPRLFMSLLFFLHLSTVLTCDNTMQHDCECAPFVPGHNLVGEGFNLVTLQRTGAFLIDVYSFLSPNGTCILRRNPLQGNMLQKLPLSVVDWRAFRRCKVGISSSMHTSVSSLLQKQTEEDSKDWKLGLDFLKFVGVEVGGSHSVASGFASAKTKVDRYTFSRHSATCKHYSYRVSEKPPLSYEFSQVLKNLPSSYNISTRAQYRRIIETYGTHYIRQVYLGGRIRRVTATRTCLASLSGFSASAVQNCLSTGFSVGLGKFSVSPKIGICNKVYNNEVSSSLYSSSLHQHYTEVVGGKDWTGEFALNGTKSDQGYRKWLTTLKDHPDVVQYSLRPMYELATSQTKRQGMKAAIEKYLKDNAIKNSSKQPSCGGSDQDLDSSCCPKKARRGTLEVTVIRGWNLKGDYWHQTDGFVKLRHGSNRYTTRIIHLNNPVWNESHNFSMVDTLQSLHVELWDEDTWQNDLLFSRFVPLKQGTHHHTLTSPKGNVEIIIILTCDHKLAGDSCERYKPSPN